The genomic window CTCCTGCCTCGCGGGCTAGATCCTTCGGGCGCCGCAGGAGTGTGGTCTGACGGCGGGATCGGTTGGGCGGCTTCCTCAGGATGACAAAAAGGGGGGGAGGCACTTGGCACTTGGCACTTGGCACTAGTTCGCTGTTACATCGTTTGTCCTTGCGCCGGGCCATCTTCCGTGCTAGAAAGGGGGCTTGCGTGGCGCGCGGAGGGCGCCCACAGACGAACCAGCAAACCCCGAACGAGGTGGCATGGCGCAGACCCGTGAGCGCGTCCCCGTCGTCATCGTAGAGTACGACCAGATCGCCAACACCATCGCACGGCGCATCGCGGAGATCGTCCGCGAGCGCAACGCACAGGGGCGGCCCGCGGTACTGGGGCTCGCCACCGGGAGCACGCCCATCGGCATCTACCGAGAGCTGATCCGGCTGCACAGGGAAGAAGGGCTCGACTTCTCCAACGTCGTCTCCTTCAACCTGGACGAGTACTACCCCATGGACCCGGAGAGCATCCACAGCTACCACCGGTACATGCGGGAGAACCTCTTCGACCACATCAACATCCCCCAGGGGAACGCCCACCTCCCGCCCGGCAACATCGAGCGCGCGCGGGTGGAGGAGGCGTGCGCGGAGTACGAGGATGCCATCCGCGCGGCCGGCGGCATCGACTTCCAGATCCTGGGGATCGGCAAGACGGGGCACATCGGCTTCAACGAGCCGGGCTCGGGCGTCAACAGCCGCACCCGGCTGATCGCGCTCGACACGGTAACCCGGCGCGACGCCGCGGCCGACTTCTTTGGCGAGGACAACGTCCCCGCCGAGGCGGTGACGATGGGGGTGGCCTCCATCCTGGACGCGCGCGAGATCGCGCTGGTGGCCACGGGCGAGCACAAGGCCGCCATCGTGCGCCGCTCGGTGGAGGGGGAGCCGGACCCGGACGTGGCCGCCACGTACCTGCAGGACCACGTCAACGCCACCTTTTACCTGGACCCGGCCGCCGCCGCCGAGCTCACGCGCATCAAGACGCCGTGGGTGGTGGGCGAGGTGACGTGGACGCGCAAGCTGGAGATCGAGGCGGTGATCTGGCTGAGCCAGACCACGGGGAAGAGCATCCTGAAGCTGGACCCCGAGGACTACCGCGAGAACCACCTGAGCGCCCTGCTGGCCCGCTACGGATCGGCCGGGCCGCTGAACGGCGAGGTGTTCAACGCGCTGATCTCCAAGATCCGCGGGCGCAGCAAGCTGCCGCAGGGGAAGCGCATCATCGTCTTCAGCCCGCACCCGGACGACGACGTCATCTCGATGGGCGGCATCCTCAACAAGCTGCACCAGAACGAGAACGACATCGTCGTGGCGTACCAGACGTCGGGGAACATCGCCGTGTTCGACCACGAGGTGCGCCGCTACCTGGACTTCCTGCAGCGCTTCGGCAGCGACTTCGCCAACGGCGGCGAGCTGCTGGACCTCACGCAGCGGATGGAGTCGTTCCTGGACAGCAAGCACCCGGGGCAGGTGGACATCCCCGAGGTGCAGACGATCAAGCAGCGCATCCGCGAGGCCGAGGCCGTCTCCGGCATCGAGACGTTCGGGATGACGCGCGACCAGGCGTGCTTCCTCAAGCTCCCCTTCTACCAGACGGGGAAGGTGCGCAAGGACCCCATCGGGCCCGACGACGTGGCCATCGTCCTGCGCCTGCTGGAGGAGCAGCGGCCGGAGCTGATCTACGTGGCGGGCGACCTTTCGGACCCGCACGGCACCCACCGCATGTGCCTGGAGGCGGTGGAGCGCGCCCTTCAGCAGTACAGCGGCGAGCAGCCCGAGGTCTGGTACTACCGCGGCGCCTGGCAGGAGTGGAGCGTGAGCGACGCGGACATCCTGGTGCCGCTCAGCGAGGAGGAGCTGCGCACCAAGATCCTGGCGATCTACAAGCACCAGAGCCAGAAGGACAAGGCGCCCTTCCCCGGGCAGGACGAGCGCGAGTTCTGGCAGCGGGTGGAGGAGCGCAACACGGGCACGGCGCGCATCGTGGACCAGCTGGGCCTGCCCGAGTACT from Longimicrobium sp. includes these protein-coding regions:
- the nagB gene encoding glucosamine-6-phosphate deaminase — encoded protein: MAQTRERVPVVIVEYDQIANTIARRIAEIVRERNAQGRPAVLGLATGSTPIGIYRELIRLHREEGLDFSNVVSFNLDEYYPMDPESIHSYHRYMRENLFDHINIPQGNAHLPPGNIERARVEEACAEYEDAIRAAGGIDFQILGIGKTGHIGFNEPGSGVNSRTRLIALDTVTRRDAAADFFGEDNVPAEAVTMGVASILDAREIALVATGEHKAAIVRRSVEGEPDPDVAATYLQDHVNATFYLDPAAAAELTRIKTPWVVGEVTWTRKLEIEAVIWLSQTTGKSILKLDPEDYRENHLSALLARYGSAGPLNGEVFNALISKIRGRSKLPQGKRIIVFSPHPDDDVISMGGILNKLHQNENDIVVAYQTSGNIAVFDHEVRRYLDFLQRFGSDFANGGELLDLTQRMESFLDSKHPGQVDIPEVQTIKQRIREAEAVSGIETFGMTRDQACFLKLPFYQTGKVRKDPIGPDDVAIVLRLLEEQRPELIYVAGDLSDPHGTHRMCLEAVERALQQYSGEQPEVWYYRGAWQEWSVSDADILVPLSEEELRTKILAIYKHQSQKDKAPFPGQDEREFWQRVEERNTGTARIVDQLGLPEYFAMEAYVVRKNGQPVEQETISTSGLARPPRHRRASDVPGARGVVLAGAAG